In Gemmatimonadota bacterium, the genomic window CCACCGGGCGTCCGTTCCCCGACACCGGCGCCGGCTTCCTGGATGGCTTCCGCTGGGGCATGCCCTTCTTCATCCCGGTGGACGCCTTCGACGACCGCGTCCAGCTCCTGGACAACATCTCCTTCGTGTCCGGCGAGCACCTCTTCAAGGTCGGGGGCGAGTGGAACCGCACGCGCGTGAAGCAGACGTTCCGCGGCTTCGGTAACGGACGTGCCATCTTCACGAGCGTGGACGGCTTCATCAACTTCGTCGAGCAGGGCCCAACCTACGTCGAGTGCTCTGACGGCTCGTCCAACACCACCGGTCTATGTCCCGCCGGCACCACGATCACGGGGCCGCTGGACACGTACCTGCAGTTCACGCCTGTTCAGGCCGGGCAGACCGTGGACGACGCGGGCACCCAGGAGATCGTCCAGAACGAGGTGTCGTTCTTCGTCCAGGACACGTGGACGCCCAGCCAGAATCTGACGGTCGACTTCGGGGTGCGGTGGGAGGCGCAGGTGCAGCCCGATCCCATCACCCCGCCGGAAGACGTCTTCTACGCGCCGTTCATCGGCACCGAAGACTTCCCGTCGGACGGCACCATCCCGACGGACTGGGACAACATCCAGCCGCGCTTCGGGATCGCGTGGGACCGCAACGGCGACGGGCAGAGCGTCCTGCGCGTCAACGCGGGTCTCTACTACGCCCGCGTTCCCGGCCTGGTCCTGGCCAGCACCCGCACCACGAACGGCTCGATCGGTACCGAACTGTTCGCCGCGAGCTCCCTCAACGAGTTCGGGCTCGTTCCGCCGGCGTATGCGGAGCTAATCCAAGTGAACGGGGTCTCGCTGGACCGTCCGGGCATCTTCGTGACGGACAAGGACTTCGAGAACCCGCGCACGGTTTCGACGGCGCTGGGTTACGACGCGATGGTAAACGACGACGTCGCGTACTCGCTGTTCTACAGCTTCGCGCACACGGATAACCTGTTCCGCTTCGTGGACCGGAACGACCCGGTGTTCGGCGGGGCGTTCGACGACTTCCCGAACGACCCGTCCAATGGGCTCGGCGGAGTGACCGTGCTCGAGAGCACCGCCAGCTCGACGTATCACGGGATCACCGCGGCGCTCAGAGGGGACATCAATGACCGCGTGGTGTTCGACGTGAACTACACCGTGTCGTGGGACAAGTCGGACGACGACAACGAGCGTGACCCGTTCTCGTTCCGGTACGCGCGGGCGGATCGCCTCGACAGGGAGTGGGGCTTCAGCGACCGCGATCAGCGCCACCGGGCAAACGCGTACGTCGTGGCCGATCTCGGCGCGGGCTTCAACGTGAGCAACCGCGTCAGCTACTACTCCTCACAGCCCACCAACGAGGTATGCGGCGCCGGCAACTCGGGCACCGGAGAGCGGGCCAGCAGCCCGCAGGACCGGATCTGCTCGGACGGCACGATCCTGGAGCGGAACACGCTGCGGAAGGACAATGAGTTCTTCACGTGGGACACGCGCCTGAGCCGCACCTTCAACCAGGGTGGTGGGAACGAGGTCGAGCTGATCGCCGAGGTGTTCAACCTCTTCAACACCGACAACTTCCTGGACCCCGCCGCGACGTCGCCGCTGTTCAACTTCGACGGCACGCTGCAGAGTGGGCTGGGTGATCCGCTGCGCCTGCAGCTGGGCGCGCGGTACCGCTTCGGCGGGTAGCACGACGGAGGCGGCGGCGTGACCTGTGTCACGCCCCGCCGAGACGCCGACATGCGCGGGCGCGCCTGGCCATATGGCTGGGCGCGCTTTGCCTTTCCGGGTTTGCACCTCGGCCGAATGGCTACTGGCTCGGACAGGTGCCGTATGAGCACCACCACGGAAAAGTCGACTGGCGAAATCCGGAACGAACGGGGGAGTCGTTGAGCATCACGCATTCAGGGTTGGGGCGCGCAGCAGCACTCGCGTTTTTGGTCTCCGCCGGCGCGGGAGGCCCCGGTCTCCACGCCCAGGAGATGAGCTTCGAGGAGTACGAGCCGCGGTCCACCCTCGTGGTTCCGGAGAACCCCATCACGCGGGCGCACTTCCCGTTCGTGGACGTGCACAACCACCTGCGTGGCGAACTCACGCGTGCGCGCGTGGACAGCATCGTCGCCGCCATGGACGAGTTGAACCTGGCGGTCATGGTCAACCTTTCCGGGGGGCGCGGCGATACCCTCCGACAGCGCATTCAGGCGCTGAAGGGTCCCTATCCGAACCGCTTCGTCGTGTTCGCCAACCCCTCCTACGAGGGCATCGACGCCCCGGGCTACGCCGAACGGACCGCCGCTCGCTTCGAGCGGGACGTCCGCAACGGCGCGCAGGGACTCAAGATCTTCAAGGACCTCGGGCTGTCGGCCGTGGACTCCCGTGGAGCCCGAATTCCGGTGGACGACCCGCGCCTCGATCCGTTGTGGGCCAAGGCCGGCGAGCTGGGGGTGCCGGTCCTGATCCACTCCGGAGACCCCGCGGCCTTCTGGCTGGCGCACGACCGGTTCAACGAGCGCTGGCTGGAGCTCAAGCAACGGCCGCGCCGCAAGCGCCCCGCCGACCCCTCCTGGGAACAGATCGTCGGGGAGCAGCTCAACGTGTTCCGGAAGCACCCGGAGACGAAGTTCATCGCCGCGCACATGCTCTGGATGGCCAACGATCTGGACAGGCTGGGAGCGGTGCTCGACTCGCTCCCCAACGTCATGGTCGAGCTCGCAGCGGTGATCTACGAACCGGGTCGTCAGCCGCGCTTCGCGGGGCGTTTCTTCGAGCGGTACCGGGACCGGATCCTCATGGGGAAGGACGTGTGGGAGCCGTCCGAGTACTACGTCTACTTTCGGGTGCTCGAGTCCGAGGACGAGTACTTCGACTACTACCGCAAGCGGCACGCGTTCTGGAAGATGTACGGCCTGGGGCTGCCCGACGAGGTGCTTCGCAAGGTGTACTACGAGAACGCGCTACGGGTAATCCCGGGTCTGGACCGGAGTCTTTTTCCGTAACGGGCGGCGCTACGGGTCCCAGCGAAATCGAGCCAGGTCGATCCTGCCGCGCTCGTCGAACTCGACACCCTCGGCTACGAGCACATCGCGCTGGATGTGCTCGTAGGCGGTGCC contains:
- a CDS encoding carboxypeptidase regulatory-like domain-containing protein, which gives rise to MLRRTIGLLVLVCAFLTLPAGITAQSQATTGIIRGVITDPVGQPVAGAEVTIRHVETGLVHTTSTNQSGIFVATLLPVGTYTVSVAALEFVQEITRDGIRLGLGQTETLDLSFEAVELEGLNVSVERPLVDVSDVTSSSRLGTEVVENLPNNGRDFIDFTLLTPGVGIVQGPDGEELTVSGQRGIFNNVSVDGADFNNPFFGEQRGGQRPAFTFNQDAIEEIVVVNQGATAEFGRSAGGFVNVITKSGTNEFQGTLNYFGQFDEISADFARGGGNPNFDQNQFGFTLGGPISRDKAFFFIAYDQQEASQTKQVTRTGVQEPAEMQKLIDFFQTEFGGALANDFDPITRTNDAKALMSKFDFRLNESNNLSLKYNFTWAEQKNGTFDFDAWGASANAIEEDKSHAVNGALQSQLSPTVANEFRFQWSREDRPRPYEGPINPATGRPFPDTGAGFLDGFRWGMPFFIPVDAFDDRVQLLDNISFVSGEHLFKVGGEWNRTRVKQTFRGFGNGRAIFTSVDGFINFVEQGPTYVECSDGSSNTTGLCPAGTTITGPLDTYLQFTPVQAGQTVDDAGTQEIVQNEVSFFVQDTWTPSQNLTVDFGVRWEAQVQPDPITPPEDVFYAPFIGTEDFPSDGTIPTDWDNIQPRFGIAWDRNGDGQSVLRVNAGLYYARVPGLVLASTRTTNGSIGTELFAASSLNEFGLVPPAYAELIQVNGVSLDRPGIFVTDKDFENPRTVSTALGYDAMVNDDVAYSLFYSFAHTDNLFRFVDRNDPVFGGAFDDFPNDPSNGLGGVTVLESTASSTYHGITAALRGDINDRVVFDVNYTVSWDKSDDDNERDPFSFRYARADRLDREWGFSDRDQRHRANAYVVADLGAGFNVSNRVSYYSSQPTNEVCGAGNSGTGERASSPQDRICSDGTILERNTLRKDNEFFTWDTRLSRTFNQGGGNEVELIAEVFNLFNTDNFLDPAATSPLFNFDGTLQSGLGDPLRLQLGARYRFGG
- a CDS encoding amidohydrolase family protein codes for the protein MSITHSGLGRAAALAFLVSAGAGGPGLHAQEMSFEEYEPRSTLVVPENPITRAHFPFVDVHNHLRGELTRARVDSIVAAMDELNLAVMVNLSGGRGDTLRQRIQALKGPYPNRFVVFANPSYEGIDAPGYAERTAARFERDVRNGAQGLKIFKDLGLSAVDSRGARIPVDDPRLDPLWAKAGELGVPVLIHSGDPAAFWLAHDRFNERWLELKQRPRRKRPADPSWEQIVGEQLNVFRKHPETKFIAAHMLWMANDLDRLGAVLDSLPNVMVELAAVIYEPGRQPRFAGRFFERYRDRILMGKDVWEPSEYYVYFRVLESEDEYFDYYRKRHAFWKMYGLGLPDEVLRKVYYENALRVIPGLDRSLFP